One stretch of Tachysurus fulvidraco isolate hzauxx_2018 chromosome 12, HZAU_PFXX_2.0, whole genome shotgun sequence DNA includes these proteins:
- the LOC113660310 gene encoding cytochrome P450 1B1, which produces MALSESEFGMKGSSIIKEWSGQVQPALIISFVFLCCLETCLWIRNLALKKRLPGPFAWPLVGNAMQLGQMPHITFSRLAKKYGNVYQIRLGCNDIVVLNGYTAIRQALIQHSKEFAGRPNFISFQMISGGKSMTFSNYSEQWKAHRRVAQSTLRAFSSSNSQTKKAFEQHVVAEAMDMVQNFLRLSADRCYFNPSHEFTVAAANVICALCFGKRYGHDDPEFRALLGRVDKFGETVGAGSLVDVMPWLQSFPNPVRTVYQNFKTINHEFFAYVKDKVIQHRDTYDPDVTRDMSDAIISVIEHGKDNMLSKEFVEGTVTDLIGAGQDTVSTVMQWMLLFLLKYPAMQTKLQEQIDKVVGRDRLPSIEDKINLVYLDAFIYETMRYTSFVPVTIPHSTTTDVTIDGFHIPKDTVVFINQWSVNHDPQKWQDPHIFNPSRFLDENGALNKDLTNSVMIFSTGKRRCIGDQIAKTEIFLFLAILLHQCTFKSNPSETITMDCSYGLTLKPVKFTVTAKLRGKLLGLVSPA; this is translated from the coding sequence ATGGCATTATCAGAGAGTGAGTTTGGCATGAAAGGAAGCAGCATTATAAAGGAATGGAGTGGACAAGTCCAACCAGCTCTCATCATTTCCTTCGTTTTTCTCTGCTGCCTTGAGACCTGTCTATGGATCCGCAATCTTGCTCTCAAGAAAAGGCTGCCTGGGCCCTTTGCATGGCCACTAGTGGGCAATGCCATGCAACTAGGGCAAATGCCTCACATTACTTTCTCCAGGCTTGCAAAGAAGTATGGAAATGTCTACCAGATCCGATTGGGCTGCAATGACATAGTGGTGCTGAATGGATACACAGCTATACGACAAGCTCTGATACAACATAGCAAAGAGTTTGCAGGAAGACCAAACTTCATCTCCTTTCAAATGATATCAGGTGGGAAAAGCATGACGTTCAGCAATTACAGCGAACAATGGAAGGCACACAGGAGAGTAGCTCAGTCTACTTTAAGGGCATTCTCATCTTCTAACAGCCAGACCAAGAAGGCCTTTGAACAGCATGTTGTTGCAGAGGCCATGGACATGGTTCAGAACTTTCTCAGGCTGAGTGCAGATAGATGTTATTTCAATCCGTCACATGAATTTACAGTCGCCGCTGCTAACGTCATTTGTGCTCTCTGCTTTGGAAAACGTTATGGGCATGATGACCCAGAGTTCAGGGCACTTCTGGGCCGGGTAGATAAGTTTGGAGAGACAGTTGGTGCTGGGAGCTTAGTAGATGTCATGCCTTGGCTTCAGTCTTTTCCGAACCCGGTGCGAACAGTTTACCAAAATTTCAAGACTATCAATCATGAGTTCTTTGCTTATGTGAAGGACAAAGTTATTcagcacagagacacatatGACCCAGATGTAACGAGAGATATGAGTGATGCAATCATTAGTGTGATTGAACATGGAAAAGATAACATGTTATCTAAAGAATTTGTGGAGGGAACAGTGACAGATCTCATTGGGGCAGGGCAGGACACTGTATCTACAGTCATGCAGTGGATGCTGCTGTTCTTATTGAAGTAcccagccatgcagaccaagcTCCAGGAGCAGATTGATAAAGTTGTTGGTCGTGATAGACTACCCTCAATTGAGGACAAGATCAACCTGGTCTACCTGGATGCTTTCATTTATGAGACCATGCGCTACACTAGCTTTGTGCCTGTCACCATCCCCCACTCCACCACCACAGACGTCACTATTGATGGCTTCCACATCCCCAAAGATACAGTGGTATTTATCAACCAGTGGTCTGTGAACCATGACCCACAGAAGTGGCAGGACCCACACATCTTCAACCCTTCAAGGTTCCTGGATGAAAATGGAGCGCTAAACAAGGACCTGACCAACAGTGTAATGATCTTCTCCACAGGTAAGAGGAGGTGTATTGGTGACCAGATTGCCAAGACAGAGATCTTCTTGTTCTTAGCCATCCTGCTTCATCAGTGCACATTCAAGAGTAACCCTTCTGAGACTATCACAATGGACTGCTCATATGGGTTAACACTGAAGCCTGTGAAATTTACAGTCACAGCCAAACTAAGAGGGAAACTCCTTGGCTTGGTGTCACCGGCATAA